One genomic segment of Salinibacter grassmerensis includes these proteins:
- a CDS encoding aminotransferase class V-fold PLP-dependent enzyme → MTPEALRNHYPHTEHQTYLNHAAVSPMSRPVREAIDAYVGERHGADPEAPVENFESFLPVIQETKDRVATVLGTESSRVEFVPNTSAGLNVLARGLDWEEGDRIAVPDGAFPTNVYPFLNLENQGVAVDFVPTDEGAYTVEDVADTLRSETRLLSVSWVHFLSGFRADLEALGALCEEHGVIFCVDAIQGLGALQVDVEATGIDFLTAGGHKWLMAAQGVGVLYCDEALQGHLRPPTGWLHGPVDWEHLDDYDLTFHDDARRFRTGTLNSVGVAALHAALGLYLDAGPEWCEERVLRLSKALADELSDRGLPRYGTDAPTHASGIVTVAPDAPEALFEHLKEHGITGAVRNQKLRLAPTYYNNYEDLRTVVDAIDSFVR, encoded by the coding sequence CCGAAACCACTACCCCCACACGGAGCATCAGACCTACCTCAACCACGCGGCGGTGAGCCCCATGAGCCGGCCGGTGCGCGAGGCCATCGACGCGTATGTGGGAGAACGGCACGGGGCCGATCCAGAGGCGCCCGTCGAAAACTTTGAGTCCTTCCTGCCCGTGATTCAAGAGACAAAAGACCGGGTGGCGACGGTACTGGGCACCGAATCGAGTCGGGTCGAGTTCGTCCCCAACACCTCGGCCGGCCTCAATGTGTTGGCCCGCGGGCTCGACTGGGAGGAGGGCGACCGCATCGCGGTGCCCGATGGCGCCTTCCCGACCAACGTATATCCGTTTCTGAACCTAGAGAACCAGGGCGTCGCGGTTGACTTCGTGCCGACGGACGAGGGGGCGTACACCGTGGAGGACGTGGCCGACACCCTGCGGTCCGAGACGCGACTCCTGAGTGTCTCCTGGGTGCACTTCCTCTCGGGCTTCCGGGCGGACCTGGAGGCGCTCGGCGCGCTCTGTGAGGAGCACGGCGTGATTTTCTGCGTGGACGCCATTCAGGGGCTCGGGGCCTTGCAGGTGGACGTGGAGGCAACGGGCATCGACTTTTTGACCGCCGGCGGACACAAGTGGCTGATGGCCGCGCAGGGCGTCGGCGTGCTCTACTGCGACGAGGCGCTTCAGGGCCACCTTCGGCCGCCCACGGGCTGGCTCCACGGGCCGGTCGACTGGGAGCACCTCGACGACTACGACCTCACGTTTCACGACGACGCGCGACGCTTCCGCACCGGCACCCTTAACAGCGTCGGCGTCGCGGCCCTGCACGCAGCCCTCGGCCTGTACCTCGACGCGGGCCCGGAGTGGTGCGAAGAGCGCGTTCTTCGGCTTTCCAAAGCCCTCGCGGACGAACTGAGCGACCGCGGGCTGCCCCGTTACGGCACCGACGCCCCGACACACGCGAGCGGCATCGTGACGGTCGCGCCGGACGCCCCGGAAGCCCTGTTCGAGCACCTGAAGGAGCACGGCATTACCGGGGCGGTGCGCAACCAAAAGCTCCGGCTCGCGCCGACGTACTACAACAATTACGAAGACCTTCGGACTGTCGTCGACGCGATTGACTCGTTCGTGCGTTGA
- a CDS encoding HNH endonuclease has product MNGHVLVLNQDYSALTVCSVERAVVLMHLQKVHLVESADDRYVRSPSVELPWPSIVRLKQYANVPYKRVMLSRKNVLKRDRNTCQYCGSQSNLTIDHVVPKSRGGRDTWENLVAACVTCNNQKGDSTPEEADMELARQPFRPSYVMFLRDFAGEIEDTWKPYLFLS; this is encoded by the coding sequence ATGAACGGGCATGTTCTCGTGTTGAACCAGGATTACAGCGCACTCACCGTCTGTAGTGTGGAGCGGGCCGTTGTCCTCATGCACCTACAAAAGGTGCACCTTGTGGAATCGGCGGACGATCGATACGTGCGTTCGCCGAGCGTAGAACTGCCGTGGCCGAGCATCGTGCGTCTGAAGCAGTACGCCAACGTCCCATACAAGCGAGTCATGCTCTCCCGCAAGAACGTTCTGAAGCGGGACCGAAACACGTGTCAGTACTGCGGGTCCCAAAGCAATCTCACCATCGACCATGTGGTGCCGAAGTCTCGAGGGGGACGCGACACGTGGGAGAATCTCGTGGCGGCCTGTGTCACCTGTAACAACCAGAAGGGAGACTCGACGCCTGAGGAGGCAGACATGGAACTGGCACGCCAACCGTTCCGCCCCAGCTACGTGATGTTTCTGCGGGACTTTGCTGGCGAGATCGAAGACACCTGGAAGCCATACCTCTTTCTGTCGTAG
- a CDS encoding RluA family pseudouridine synthase — MGQVPESFDPNQYDADVRRKENVVEVVVPETETDALRIDKYLTRFYPEASRTKIQRAIKKGHLNVNGEDVKKSYGVEPGDEIVFRLIRKPPMQAEPEAIPLDVVHEDDDLLVVNKPAGMVVHPAPGHRSGTLVHALLHHVDGGAVAADDERNEVSEEEVGLSLVNALPEAPDHPVVRPGIVHRLDKGTSGLLVVAKRDRAHQPLAEQFKAHTVDRRYRAIVWGGFAPPDGTIEGAIGRDPHHRQRMAVVPEDEGKWARTHYETVEAHAHTSVVEFELETGRTHQIRVHARSQGHPLLGDPKYGGQRVRYGTQSGSRRNFYDQLFETLPHPALHAYRLGFDHPATEERLRFEADPPVAWRRVLRDLRREEGAGMTDP, encoded by the coding sequence ATGGGCCAAGTTCCTGAGTCATTCGATCCCAATCAGTACGACGCCGACGTGCGTCGGAAGGAGAACGTCGTTGAGGTGGTCGTGCCGGAGACCGAAACGGACGCACTGCGCATCGACAAGTACCTCACGCGCTTTTACCCCGAGGCCTCCCGCACCAAGATCCAGCGCGCAATCAAAAAGGGACACCTCAACGTGAACGGGGAGGACGTCAAGAAGTCGTACGGGGTGGAGCCCGGCGACGAGATCGTCTTCCGGCTCATTCGGAAGCCGCCGATGCAGGCCGAGCCGGAGGCGATTCCGCTCGACGTGGTCCACGAGGACGATGACCTGCTCGTGGTGAACAAGCCGGCGGGCATGGTGGTGCATCCGGCGCCGGGCCACCGTTCGGGGACGCTCGTCCACGCCCTGCTTCACCACGTGGATGGCGGGGCGGTGGCCGCAGACGATGAGCGGAACGAGGTGTCGGAGGAGGAGGTCGGCCTCTCGCTGGTCAACGCGCTTCCCGAGGCGCCGGATCACCCAGTGGTACGTCCTGGCATCGTGCACCGGCTTGACAAGGGCACGTCCGGCCTGCTGGTCGTGGCGAAGCGGGACCGGGCCCACCAGCCCTTGGCCGAGCAATTCAAGGCCCACACAGTGGACCGGCGGTACCGGGCGATTGTGTGGGGGGGCTTCGCCCCTCCGGACGGGACGATTGAGGGGGCCATCGGCCGCGACCCGCACCACCGGCAGCGGATGGCCGTCGTGCCCGAGGACGAGGGCAAGTGGGCCCGTACGCACTACGAGACCGTAGAGGCCCACGCCCACACGTCCGTCGTCGAGTTCGAGTTGGAAACGGGGCGCACCCACCAGATCCGAGTGCATGCGCGTTCGCAGGGCCACCCGCTTCTTGGCGATCCGAAGTACGGTGGGCAGCGGGTCCGGTACGGGACGCAGAGTGGAAGCCGGCGGAATTTCTACGATCAGCTCTTCGAGACGCTTCCCCATCCTGCGCTTCATGCGTACCGTCTCGGCTTCGATCATCCTGCTACAGAGGAGCGTCTTCGCTTCGAGGCCGATCCGCCGGTGGCCTGGCGCCGCGTCTTGCGCGACCTAAGACGGGAGGAAGGGGCGGGGATGACGGACCCGTGA